TCCCAcccaaacacacaccctgggggAAGCAGGTGACAGGTCAGTTGGGCGGCTAGGTGGTCTTCTGAAGCAGCATGAAGGTATCTGGGGCCCTGACCGGATGGGATGGCCAGGCGGGAGCCTATGCCACCAGGAGGACCCCAGCTTGGCTCTGGGAGCTTTGCCCCGAGGGTCGGTGGGAATTGGCTGCCAGCCCTTTTCTGGTCTTCCGGAGACCCTACAACCTGAACTGCATTAGGAGCGGGTGGTCATTAGACTGGCCCCCTGAGGAAAGGATAGAGCCTTTCCCAGGGAGGGCTCCTGAACCACTCCTTTTTTGcagacaggaagggaaaaagtGTAATCAGTCACAGAACGTGGGGTGTGGGAGGCCCCAGGCTCTTTGGGGTAGGACAGCTGACGTGGGGGCGGCAAGGACTGGGAGTGCCCcaattccatttttctctgtGGGACGACTCCctgtgcagggaggggaggagccacCCATCTCCCTCCTGGTCTTCAACCCTGTATTCAAGAGGTACAAGTGCACTGCATTTCTGGCCGTGTCCTTTTCCTGCTGTTCTCCTTGTTCTCAGGCAAGGAGGAATCATTCATGTTCCCTGAACGTGAGAGGAGGGGATGGCGGGAGCCAGCGAGCAGCCAGGGAAACGCAGTACCCGCCCGCCCCCCAAGCTGTTCCAAATACTGCCTCACACTCTAGGTTCCGCCTGCTGCGTGTGGGATTTGGCGTTTCCCACGGTTGCCTGAGACACGGGCCTTCCCAGACACTAGCGTAGACAGGAAGGTGGGCTGGGAGGTCCCTTgtgtcccccaccctgccccgaCGGGCTGTCCTGGCAGCAGGGCCTGCGGGCTGCGGGGGCAACAGGCGCACTCCCCCCCAGCCCCGAGAGGGCGCTGTGGGCGCCGCCATGGCGCGGCCGGAGGCATCCCCGGGGAGGAGCCTCTCCTGAAGCCGCCTCCGCGATCGCAAACCCGGAAGACGCGCTCAGGCTGCTCGAAGGGTGAGGTGCGGGCCGGCACGGCCATGCAGCCGCTGGAGGTGGGTCTGGTTCCTGCTGCAGCGAGGGAGCCGAGACTGACCCGCTGGCTGCGGAGGGGCAGCGGGATCGTGGCGCACCTGGTGGCTTTCGGCTTCACCATCTTTCTGACAGTGCTGTCGCGGCCAGGAACCAGTGAGTGGGCGGGGCCACGGcgcagggggcggggccggggaagGGGCGGGGTTGATGTGCAGAGGGGCGGGGCCGCGCGCTGAGGGAACCCAAGCAGGCGGCCCTAAGGGTGGTGGGGGCCACAGGGCGGGTTATCGGGTTCAGGGGATCCTGGGAGGGTGGGGCTTTGCGTGTCATAGGGGGAAGGGCGGATGAATGGACCGAGCCGAGtgaccactttttaaaaaaagttatttatttttaatgggaagtcagatttacagagaggaagatcttcagtcctctgattcgctctccaagtggccaaagggctggaattgagctgatccgaagccaggagccaggagccctctccaggcctcccatgccgGCGCAGggagccaaagctttgggccatcctcaactgcctttcccaggccacaagcagggagctggatgggaagtggggctgccaggacttgaactagcacacccatatgggatcccagtgtgtgctaggggaggactttagccactaggctgccatgccaggccctgagtgACCACTTCTTCCCTAGCAGAATACTCCCTCCCCAAGAGGGTCTGCATGAAGAAAGGGGGGCCCAATGAGGAATCTAGGCTAAACTGGTATGTGCTTGCAGGGAGTCCCTGCTGGTTGCTCACCCTAAAGCCCCTGACTGCTGTGCTTTATCCCACATCCCTGATTCCGAGTTAGGGACCAAACATCTGCCCTTCCCCTGTGGTCAGACTCTAtgggctccagctgttggggcaggAAGGATGGTGCCCCCCGCACCCTCGCCATCAGCCTATTCTCTTTGGTCCTCAGGTCTTTTCTCCTGGCACCCTGTGTTCATGGCCTTGGCGGTGAGTTTGGGCTTCTACCAGCAAGGGATATGTGGATATGCTGGGCTTCACCCCTAGACTAGCATCCAGCCTTCAAAAAGTACAGCCTTTGTACAGGGTCTCGGGAGCAGGGGACAAGGGGGCATAACAGCTGTGGCTCCATCTTCACACCCGCCCCCATACACAACCCCCAGAACCCCTGggcctgggaaacctggagggcTGGGCCACCTGTAAAGCATCACGTAGTTGAGAAGGCACAACATCTTCCTCCGCTTCTGGAAGCTTAAGCTGAGAGGAGGGATTGGAAGGGGTGATCTCCCCTGGGCTTTCCCTTCACCCTGAGAGTTGAGGTGCCTCCCTAAATGGTGACAGTTGTCCTGTGGTTCTCTGTGGAAGCCCTCCAGCCTTGGCCTTTTGTCCTCTTTGTTTGGGTGGAGGAGGGCGGCTGATCTTTCTCAGCCCTCCGAGTCAGCACCATGGGGGCTCACAGGCCTCCCCTGTGTCCACAGTTCTGTGTCTGTATGGCCGAGGCCATCCTGCTGTTCTCACCAGAGCACTCCctgttctgctgctgctcccGAAAGGCACGGATCCGGCTGCACTGGACAGGGCAGACACTGGCCATCCTCtgcacagccctgggcctgggcttCATCGTCTCCAGCAGGACCCGCAGTGAACTGCCCCATCTGGTGTCCTGGCACAGCTGGGTAGGGGTGCTGACCCTGCTGGCCACCAGCGTCCAGGCACTGTGGGGGCTCTGCCTTCTCTGTCCCCGAGCTACCAGGGTCTCCAGGGTGGCTCGTCTCAAGCTGTACCATCTGACATGTGGACTGGTGGTCTACCTGCTGGCCACACTCACAGTGCTCCTGGGCATGTACTCAGCATGGTTCCAGGCCCAGATCAAAGGGGCAGCCTGGTATTTCTGCCTGGCACTGCCCCTCTACCCAGCCTTGGTGATCATGCACCAGATCTCCAGCTCTTACCTGCCGAGGAAGAAGATGGACATGTGAATTCCTGCAGGCTTGGGTGTAGCCTTGGTGTTGAGTACTTCCACTGGTGACCTCCAGAGGGGACCTGCTTTGGAAGTggtcaggttttgtttttgtttttgttttttgcacttTTTGggttggtggggggtgggggctgcagaaACTCAAGGTGCTATTTATTGGGAGGGAGGACTCAAGGGGGCAAAGGCCCCAGGTGCACGTGACCGCTGCTCAAGAGCCTGATCCTAAAGCCTCCCTCTTCCTTAGATGGAGTAGCAGGTGGTGGCAGAGGTGGATTTAGGGTAATCGTTTCTGTTTGCTGTACACCTGACTTCAGCGCAGGGTTCCTGGATGTTATCTGTAGTAGACACAGCTGTCTGAGTCACTTTGGAGAATGTGCCGTGTGGTAGAAAGAGGCCAGGAGTCTTGCTTATGGGCTCTGGTCTCCTAGGTATGGTTGTGTGTGACTTCCGATAAGTTGCGTATCTCAGGACCTGAGTCTCCTCAGCTAAGAAATGAAtgtattgttttaaaagatttgtttatttttatttgaaaggcaggttttacaaggaggagagcaaggtcttccatccactggtttactccccagatggctgcaacggccagatttgagctgcctggaagctgggagccagtagcttctttcaggtctctcatagtggaggatcccaagcacttgagctgttctccactgctttcccaagacacagagaggtagaacagctgggacacgaaccggcacccatatgggatgctggccctgcaggacagaggattagcccactgtgccatccCACTGGCCTTAAGAAATGAATGTTTCTAAATAGTCTCTAAGCGTCCGTCAGGTTGATGCTTCAGAACATCCTCTCCCAGCCTGGATCACGTGACTCACGTAGCAGCCTATGGATGGGAGTTCTTACATTCATCGTTCTTATCCTCACCCAGTGGGACTAGTCTGCCCTGGTGACCCTACAGAAGTTTGCCAACCTTTCCCCTGGCAGGCACTGTGGATAAGCAGGGGTCTAGGTGACAATAAAGGCACTAaagtaattttaaagtttttacagGAGGGGAACCGTCTGGCTTAAACATGCTGTAGCTCGTGGCTGGGGTACTTAGCATGCTAAGAATTTCCTTCTCCTGAATCCTAGGCAGGCTGGTGCTTTACCCTCCCAGGGCCCATGTTCTTGCTTGAGTGCTGAGCTTTGTAGAGCTCTTTAAAGCTCT
This window of the Ochotona princeps isolate mOchPri1 chromosome 2, mOchPri1.hap1, whole genome shotgun sequence genome carries:
- the LOC101526059 gene encoding probable transmembrane reductase CYB561D1 translates to MQPLEVGLVPAAAREPRLTRWLRRGSGIVAHLVAFGFTIFLTVLSRPGTSLFSWHPVFMALAFCVCMAEAILLFSPEHSLFCCCSRKARIRLHWTGQTLAILCTALGLGFIVSSRTRSELPHLVSWHSWVGVLTLLATSVQALWGLCLLCPRATRVSRVARLKLYHLTCGLVVYLLATLTVLLGMYSAWFQAQIKGAAWYFCLALPLYPALVIMHQISSSYLPRKKMDM